From Cydia fagiglandana chromosome 6, ilCydFagi1.1, whole genome shotgun sequence, the proteins below share one genomic window:
- the LOC134665607 gene encoding mitochondrial translation release factor in rescue — translation MLRPNLIFKTSRLIGPIINAFKHTIDYSKVPKLNEYDLVEKFVRGSGPGGSAVNKNANCVVLTHLPSGFTVKCHSSRCQDENRKMAREMIVAKLDAEINGEDSIAAQKKRIEEKKLKRSEYKKKKMALLKNEWKKREGL, via the exons ATGTTAAGACCAAATCTAATCTTCAAAACCTCCCGACTAATTGGGCCTATAATAAATGCTTTCAAGCATACTATAGATTACTCAAAGGTGCCAAAACTAAATGAATATGATTTAGTGGAAAAGTTTGTACGAGGCAGTGGACCTGGTGGTTCCGCTGTGAACAAGAATGCCAACTGTGTAGTTCTAACGCATTTACCCTCAG GGTTTACTGTCAAGTGTCACAGTAGTAGATGCCAGGATGAAAACAGAAAAATGGCACGAGAAATGATAGTAGCAAAATTAGACGCTGAAATAAATGGAGAGGATAGTATAGCAGCTCAGAAGAAGAGAATAGAAGAGAAGAAGCTAAAGAGGTCCGAGTACAAGAAGAAGAAAATGGCTTTACTTAAAAATGAATGGAAGAAACGTGAAGGATTGTAA